In the Candidatus Eisenbacteria bacterium genome, one interval contains:
- a CDS encoding serine/threonine protein kinase, translated as MAAPERRVGPYLVLERLGAGGMGEVFLARDTRLERDVALKLLPAEFARDVERMSLFRSEALALVLERVEGVTLGERLRAGAMPQQEALRVCAQIAEALEAAHARGVI; from the coding sequence ATGGCGGCACCGGAGAGGCGAGTCGGGCCCTACCTGGTACTCGAGCGGCTCGGCGCCGGAGGCATGGGCGAGGTGTTCCTCGCCCGGGACACACGCCTCGAGCGCGACGTGGCGCTCAAGCTGCTACCCGCGGAGTTCGCGCGCGACGTCGAGCGAATGTCGCTCTTCCGCAGCGAGGCGCTGGCGCTCGTGCTGGAACGGGTCGAGGGTGTGACGCTGGGCGAGCGCCTGCGCGCGGGGGCGATGCCGCAGCAGGAGGCGCTCCGCGTTTGCGCTCAGATCGCGGAGGCGCTCGAGGCGGCGCACGCGCGCGGGGTGATT
- a CDS encoding glycosyltransferase family 87 protein — MHRALSAFLGAIAGIFVLCGSMGLIGSWVISAALGLTCAVGMAVLFHRSRWIRIDPEVCPPALRTVSLMGMVVALLQLSRLAVFVVSPDRAEFSFLPASQWEVRHACTTAYFVAARASSSGVDVYRDSLYTAPDDDPTKIRKSRKLGAFNIDVYEYPPPFLLLPRALLPLAPEFLDYRMLWFGVCGIGLLLATVAVPPLLGSIAGTRALLLSPLLWAAIPTFSLLQKGNVQGLVIAMAMLAMVLFHRGHRVAGGALLAFATLSKLFPGMLVVYLLARRQWRAVAWTCAFSLAFVVLSFLLFGAEMYRSFLDHLPRLLSGEAFPAFRNPSALAMNFSIPTFLFKLKPFGVTGIDFSVSRVVGWIYTVLVVLVTVLAARRTRGREPLVWLAILILATLRSPFIPQAYAAVPPLWLLPMMVAFRDPTWRMLAGTLLAWAALNVYVPHDLGADPRIMAILNLAPLGVTLALSVRGLREGAEEETASAAVRSEAGSPGIASYS, encoded by the coding sequence ATGCACCGAGCCCTCTCGGCGTTCCTAGGAGCCATCGCCGGTATCTTCGTCCTTTGCGGCTCGATGGGCCTCATCGGCTCCTGGGTGATCTCCGCGGCCCTGGGCCTGACGTGCGCCGTCGGCATGGCCGTCCTGTTCCATCGAAGCCGGTGGATTCGAATCGATCCGGAAGTCTGTCCTCCTGCTCTCCGGACGGTCTCCCTGATGGGCATGGTCGTGGCGCTCCTCCAGCTCTCACGCCTCGCCGTCTTCGTGGTCTCACCGGATCGAGCCGAGTTCTCGTTCCTTCCCGCGAGTCAATGGGAGGTCCGTCACGCCTGCACCACCGCGTACTTCGTGGCTGCTCGGGCGAGCAGCTCCGGAGTCGACGTCTACCGCGACTCCCTGTACACCGCTCCGGACGACGATCCCACGAAGATCCGGAAGTCCAGGAAGCTCGGAGCGTTCAACATCGACGTGTACGAGTATCCGCCGCCGTTCCTGCTCCTGCCGCGCGCCCTTCTGCCGTTGGCGCCCGAATTCCTGGATTACCGGATGCTCTGGTTCGGAGTCTGTGGAATCGGACTGCTCCTGGCCACGGTCGCCGTGCCGCCGCTGCTCGGGTCGATCGCCGGGACACGCGCCCTCCTCCTGTCGCCTCTCCTGTGGGCGGCGATCCCGACCTTCAGCCTGTTGCAGAAGGGAAACGTGCAAGGACTCGTCATCGCGATGGCGATGCTCGCCATGGTCCTGTTCCATCGCGGCCACAGGGTCGCGGGAGGAGCGCTGCTCGCGTTCGCGACGTTGAGCAAGCTCTTCCCGGGGATGCTCGTCGTCTATCTCCTGGCCCGGCGGCAGTGGCGTGCCGTGGCCTGGACGTGCGCGTTCTCTCTGGCCTTCGTCGTGCTCAGCTTTCTCCTGTTCGGTGCGGAGATGTACCGCTCCTTCCTCGATCACCTCCCTCGGCTCTTGAGTGGGGAGGCATTTCCCGCGTTTCGGAACCCGTCCGCGCTCGCGATGAACTTTTCGATTCCGACATTCCTGTTCAAGCTGAAGCCATTTGGGGTCACCGGGATCGACTTCTCGGTGTCCAGGGTCGTGGGATGGATCTACACGGTCTTGGTGGTCCTCGTGACGGTGCTGGCCGCGAGGAGGACCCGGGGCCGCGAACCCCTCGTTTGGCTCGCGATTCTCATCCTCGCGACGCTGAGGAGTCCGTTCATCCCTCAGGCGTACGCGGCCGTTCCGCCTCTCTGGTTACTGCCCATGATGGTTGCGTTCCGCGATCCGACCTGGAGGATGCTGGCTGGAACGCTCCTGGCCTGGGCGGCCCTGAACGTCTATGTCCCCCACGACCTGGGGGCGGACCCGAGGATCATGGCGATCCTGAACCTGGCACCTCTCGGCGTGACTCTGGCTCTGTCCGTACGAGGGCTGAGGGAGGGAGCGGAAGAGGAGACTGCTTCTGCCGCGGTACGGTCCGAGGCTGGCTCGCCCGGGATCGCTTCTTACTCGTAG
- a CDS encoding S8 family serine peptidase has product MKILRALRGSLLRSVLFGTILNFHFLGWAEAQHLKGHPALRHITPGSERSERFLSRGAAGEVLVDLIVVGDVAPGLLRARGIEVGTVAGRRMTARCPLGLLEALTQMPGVERVQVAERTTPHLDRSVLDARAAALHPVLDGALTGLTGSGVVVGIVDTGIDWEHPDFHRRDGRSRLLALWDQTSPVGTRPSGFTYGAYYDSTEIRMGLLDETDTAGHGTHVAGIAAGNGLATSSGLPEFTYVGVAPEADLIAVKTTFQTNAIVDGVKFIFDQAAALGKRAVVNLSLGTQDGPHDGTYDMDLMISALTGPGRIVVASAGNSGATDLHGRVPVTGSVESAMTLAVPAYVPKTGNGNDYLLFSGWYPGANRISVSLVTPTGVTVGPVARGQEREEDTPDGRVFVSNGVTSPTNGDNEIYIEIYDQSESLVPRTGTWTFRFHPVQATEAGFVDMYLHQSQLGGGALARWVQGLMKNGVIGSPGTADSVITVGAHTTRTSWTSINGSTYSFGGTTTLDALAPFSSVGPRRDGVRKPDLSAPGQGILSTKSADYAAGTNGIATDGVHVLMSGTSMSAPHVTGAVALLLARPAWSAQGPAAVRDRLRATARGDSYTGVAPNDAWGFGKLDVTTLVLGTTITAVDGGAPAPAPRFALAPNAPNPFNPSTTIRFTLATSDRTTLRIYSPGGRLIRTLVSGHLAAGPHEATWNGQDDAGRPVSSGIYLYELAAGADRRTRKMSLLK; this is encoded by the coding sequence ATGAAGATCCTTCGCGCGCTCCGCGGCTCCCTCCTCCGCTCGGTCCTGTTCGGAACGATCCTGAACTTCCACTTCCTCGGATGGGCCGAGGCGCAACACCTCAAAGGGCACCCGGCGCTGCGGCACATCACACCGGGGTCGGAACGATCGGAGCGATTCCTCTCGCGTGGCGCGGCCGGCGAAGTCCTGGTCGACCTCATCGTCGTCGGTGACGTCGCGCCTGGGCTCCTTCGCGCGCGCGGAATCGAAGTCGGGACGGTCGCGGGACGGCGCATGACGGCGCGATGCCCGCTCGGGCTCCTCGAGGCGCTCACCCAGATGCCGGGCGTGGAGCGCGTGCAGGTGGCCGAGCGAACGACACCTCACCTCGACCGGAGCGTGCTCGACGCGCGCGCGGCGGCACTCCATCCCGTCCTCGACGGTGCCCTCACCGGGCTCACGGGATCGGGCGTCGTGGTCGGCATCGTGGACACGGGAATCGACTGGGAGCATCCGGATTTTCACAGGCGCGATGGCCGTAGCCGTCTGCTTGCCCTGTGGGACCAGACCTCTCCGGTTGGTACCCGTCCCTCCGGATTCACGTACGGCGCGTACTACGACTCGACGGAGATCCGCATGGGCCTTCTCGACGAGACCGACACGGCCGGACACGGAACGCACGTCGCGGGAATCGCGGCGGGGAACGGACTCGCGACGAGCTCCGGACTGCCCGAGTTCACCTATGTCGGAGTCGCGCCGGAGGCCGATCTCATCGCGGTGAAGACGACGTTCCAGACGAACGCGATCGTGGATGGGGTGAAGTTCATCTTCGACCAAGCGGCGGCCCTGGGAAAGCGGGCCGTGGTGAATCTGAGTCTCGGAACCCAGGATGGTCCGCACGACGGGACCTATGACATGGACCTCATGATCAGCGCGCTCACGGGTCCGGGACGGATCGTCGTGGCGTCGGCGGGAAACAGCGGCGCCACGGATCTGCACGGCCGCGTTCCCGTGACGGGCTCCGTCGAGTCGGCCATGACGCTCGCCGTGCCGGCGTACGTTCCCAAGACCGGCAATGGGAACGACTATCTCCTCTTCTCCGGATGGTATCCGGGAGCGAATCGGATCTCCGTGTCCCTCGTGACGCCGACGGGCGTGACGGTCGGTCCCGTGGCCCGAGGACAGGAGCGCGAGGAGGACACTCCGGACGGCCGCGTGTTCGTCTCCAATGGCGTGACGTCGCCCACGAATGGAGACAACGAGATCTACATCGAGATCTACGATCAGAGCGAGTCGCTCGTGCCCCGGACGGGGACCTGGACGTTTCGCTTCCACCCCGTCCAGGCGACCGAAGCCGGGTTCGTCGACATGTACCTCCACCAAAGCCAGCTCGGCGGCGGAGCGCTCGCGCGGTGGGTCCAGGGACTCATGAAGAACGGAGTCATCGGGTCACCGGGGACGGCGGATTCGGTCATCACGGTCGGGGCCCACACCACCCGCACGAGCTGGACGTCGATCAATGGCTCGACCTACTCGTTCGGCGGCACGACGACGCTCGACGCGCTCGCTCCGTTCTCGAGCGTAGGCCCCCGCCGGGACGGCGTTCGGAAGCCCGACCTCAGCGCGCCCGGGCAAGGGATCCTGTCCACGAAGTCGGCGGATTACGCGGCCGGCACGAACGGGATCGCAACGGACGGCGTCCACGTGCTCATGTCCGGGACCAGCATGTCGGCACCGCACGTGACGGGAGCCGTGGCGCTCCTCCTCGCGCGTCCGGCTTGGTCGGCTCAGGGACCCGCAGCCGTTCGCGACCGTCTGCGCGCGACCGCGCGTGGCGACTCGTACACCGGTGTCGCTCCGAACGACGCGTGGGGATTCGGGAAGCTGGACGTCACAACCTTGGTTCTCGGTACGACGATCACCGCCGTTGATGGAGGTGCGCCCGCGCCAGCTCCTCGGTTCGCGCTCGCCCCCAACGCGCCGAACCCCTTCAATCCTTCGACGACGATCCGGTTCACGCTGGCCACGTCTGATCGCACGACGCTACGGATCTACTCGCCGGGTGGACGATTGATCCGGACCCTGGTGAGCGGGCACCTTGCCGCCGGGCCGCATGAGGCGACGTGGAATGGGCAGGACGACGCGGGTCGACCCGTATCGTCGGGAATCTATCTCTATGAGCTGGCGGCGGGAGCGGATCGGCGGACGAGGAAGATGAGTTTGCTGAAGTAG
- a CDS encoding TetR/AcrR family transcriptional regulator — MTAASSPTPPHESKTRFLEAAMHVIRAKGYTAATIDDVCAEAGLTKGSFFHHFRSKEDLALAAADHFSAMADGLFASAPYRLLQDPLERLLAYVDFRASILQGEIPDFTCLLGTMVQEVYDTNPAIRDACDRHISAHAAGVALDIAEAKKRYAPDAPWTPESLALFTQAVLQGAFVLAKAKHGPEVAAECLRHLRRYLEGQFHPTPKGA; from the coding sequence ATGACCGCGGCGTCGTCACCGACCCCTCCCCACGAGTCCAAGACACGATTCCTGGAGGCAGCGATGCACGTGATCCGAGCCAAGGGGTACACGGCCGCGACGATCGACGACGTTTGCGCCGAGGCCGGGCTCACGAAGGGGAGTTTCTTCCACCACTTCAGGAGCAAGGAAGACCTCGCGCTCGCGGCCGCCGATCACTTCTCCGCGATGGCGGATGGCCTGTTCGCGTCCGCACCGTACCGGCTCCTCCAGGATCCGCTCGAGCGGCTGCTCGCGTACGTGGACTTCCGGGCTTCGATCCTCCAGGGCGAGATTCCCGATTTCACCTGTCTCCTCGGAACGATGGTCCAGGAGGTGTACGACACGAATCCCGCGATCCGGGACGCGTGCGACCGCCACATCAGCGCCCATGCCGCGGGAGTGGCGCTCGACATCGCCGAAGCCAAGAAGCGATACGCGCCGGACGCTCCGTGGACACCGGAGAGCCTCGCTCTCTTCACCCAGGCCGTGCTCCAGGGCGCGTTCGTGCTGGCAAAGGCCAAGCACGGGCCCGAGGTCGCGGCCGAATGTTTGCGCCACTTGCGTCGGTATCTCGAAGGCCAGTTCCACCCAACTCCCAAAGGAGCCTGA
- a CDS encoding VOC family protein, whose protein sequence is MTLHPKSSADAKIVPCLWYINQAAEAAKFYASIFPNSSVEDVTVLPADTPSGPEGSVEIVDFTLAGQPFMAFSAGPLEPFNHAISFVVNCEDQTEVDRYWAALSDGGSIEQCGWLRDRYGVAWQIVPTVLGRMMKDKDRARAKRVAEAMLQMVKLDVAGLERAYAGRQESIV, encoded by the coding sequence ATGACCCTCCATCCGAAGAGCAGTGCAGATGCGAAGATCGTTCCTTGTCTCTGGTACATCAACCAGGCCGCCGAAGCCGCGAAGTTCTACGCCTCCATCTTCCCGAACTCGAGCGTCGAGGACGTGACCGTGCTCCCCGCCGATACCCCGAGCGGGCCCGAGGGCTCGGTGGAGATCGTCGACTTCACCCTCGCCGGTCAGCCGTTCATGGCCTTCAGCGCGGGGCCGCTGGAACCCTTCAATCATGCGATCTCCTTCGTCGTGAATTGTGAGGACCAGACCGAGGTGGATCGCTACTGGGCGGCCCTCTCGGATGGCGGCTCGATCGAACAGTGCGGCTGGCTTCGAGACCGCTACGGCGTCGCGTGGCAGATCGTTCCGACCGTGCTCGGCCGGATGATGAAGGACAAGGATCGAGCGCGTGCCAAGCGCGTCGCCGAGGCGATGCTCCAGATGGTGAAGCTGGACGTCGCGGGGCTGGAGCGCGCTTATGCCGGGCGTCAGGAGTCCATCGTTTGA
- a CDS encoding VOC family protein gives MLSSASVATRLPARDLARARRFYSEKLSLEPIEERPGGLLYQCGGNRFALFESAGAASGTHTQMGWEVADIEATVAALRSRGVVFEEYDLPGLKTTNGIADIEGNYPSKGIGERAAWFKDSEGNLLGMGQPVRQAE, from the coding sequence TTGCTCTCGAGCGCTTCCGTGGCAACCCGGCTCCCCGCGCGGGACCTCGCCCGCGCGAGGAGGTTCTATTCGGAGAAGCTGAGCTTGGAGCCGATCGAGGAGCGGCCCGGAGGGCTCCTCTACCAGTGCGGCGGCAATCGGTTCGCGCTCTTCGAGTCCGCGGGAGCGGCTTCCGGCACGCACACGCAGATGGGCTGGGAGGTCGCCGACATCGAGGCCACCGTCGCGGCGCTCCGAAGCCGAGGCGTCGTGTTCGAGGAGTACGACCTGCCCGGCTTGAAGACCACGAACGGGATCGCGGACATCGAAGGGAACTACCCGAGCAAGGGTATCGGTGAGCGCGCGGCGTGGTTCAAGGACAGCGAGGGGAACCTGCTGGGCATGGGACAACCGGTGCGGCAGGCCGAGTAA
- a CDS encoding dihydrofolate reductase family protein, producing MSKVVAIMSMSLDGYVADPNDGVAEVFAWYFSSGGVEFPTGGSDPMTFRVSGPSAEHLRGLWAELGAVLTGRRTFDVAQGWGGNHAWGPAFVLTHHIPAGWPRPNSTVHFVTDGIERAVSQAKVAAAGKSVGVHGADTIQQCLNAGLLDELHVDIAAVLLGSGVRLFDHLAGTPALLGNPKVIPGVGVTHLRYPVARKT from the coding sequence ATGTCGAAGGTCGTCGCCATCATGTCGATGTCGCTCGACGGCTACGTCGCCGATCCCAACGATGGCGTGGCCGAAGTGTTCGCCTGGTACTTCAGCTCGGGTGGCGTCGAATTTCCCACCGGAGGATCGGATCCCATGACCTTCCGGGTGTCCGGACCGAGCGCCGAGCACCTTCGCGGCCTTTGGGCCGAGCTCGGCGCCGTCCTCACCGGTCGGCGCACGTTCGACGTCGCCCAGGGGTGGGGCGGAAATCACGCGTGGGGACCGGCATTCGTCCTGACCCACCACATCCCCGCCGGTTGGCCGAGACCCAACTCGACGGTGCACTTCGTGACCGACGGCATCGAACGCGCCGTGAGCCAGGCCAAAGTCGCGGCTGCCGGGAAGTCCGTAGGGGTTCACGGCGCGGACACCATCCAGCAGTGCCTGAACGCCGGCCTGCTCGACGAGCTCCACGTCGACATCGCGGCCGTCCTCCTTGGCTCCGGAGTCCGACTCTTCGACCACCTCGCCGGCACGCCAGCCCTCCTCGGCAACCCGAAGGTGATCCCGGGCGTCGGCGTGACGCACCTGCGCTACCCGGTGGCACGCAAGACGTAG
- the ppk2 gene encoding polyphosphate kinase 2, producing MASPRVNGSRASVQAKKSSQDRAVPVKKLKTKFYERELARLQVELVKLQEYVRVRGLKVVVVFEGRDAAGKGGVIKRITQRMNPRTCRIVALGTPTDREKTQWYFQRYAAELPAAGEIVLFDRSWYNRAGVEHVMGFCTEQEYVEFMRSCPEFERMLVRSDIVLIKYWFSVSDEEQEVRFQKRINDPTKRWKLSPMDLQSRQRWVDYSRAKDAMLAASDIEGAPWWVVPADNKRRARLNCIAHLLSRFPYKDYTPKKLKLPPRQVDPTYVRPHISTQNFVPEAY from the coding sequence ATGGCCAGCCCGCGTGTGAACGGATCTCGGGCGTCCGTCCAGGCCAAGAAGAGCTCCCAAGATCGTGCCGTTCCTGTCAAGAAGCTCAAGACAAAGTTCTACGAGCGAGAGCTTGCCCGTCTACAGGTCGAGCTCGTGAAGCTGCAGGAATACGTGAGGGTCAGAGGACTGAAGGTGGTTGTTGTCTTCGAAGGTCGCGACGCAGCGGGAAAAGGCGGGGTCATCAAGCGGATCACGCAGCGCATGAACCCGCGGACGTGCCGGATCGTGGCCCTCGGCACTCCGACGGATCGGGAAAAGACACAGTGGTACTTCCAGCGATACGCTGCCGAACTGCCGGCAGCCGGAGAAATCGTGCTATTCGATCGAAGCTGGTACAACCGGGCCGGCGTCGAGCACGTCATGGGGTTCTGCACCGAGCAGGAATACGTCGAGTTCATGCGATCCTGCCCCGAGTTCGAGCGCATGCTGGTCCGTTCCGATATCGTCCTGATCAAGTATTGGTTCTCGGTCAGTGATGAGGAACAAGAGGTGCGCTTTCAAAAGCGGATCAACGATCCGACGAAGCGGTGGAAGCTGAGCCCGATGGATCTACAATCCCGCCAGCGCTGGGTCGACTACTCCCGGGCGAAGGATGCCATGTTGGCGGCCAGCGACATCGAGGGGGCGCCCTGGTGGGTGGTTCCCGCCGACAACAAGCGGCGAGCACGCCTCAACTGCATCGCGCATCTCCTGAGCCGGTTCCCCTACAAGGACTACACTCCCAAGAAGCTGAAGCTGCCACCCCGCCAGGTGGATCCGACGTACGTGCGCCCACACATCTCCACCCAGAACTTCGTGCCCGAGGCGTACTGA
- the smpB gene encoding SsrA-binding protein SmpB, translating into MARGSTQKDKKDEDERKVIATNRKARHDYTVIETFEAGIELRGSEVKSLRAAKAQLVDAYASVDAGQLYLRNAHISPYDPASYENHDPTRARRLLMHKQEIKRLQGQLEEKGLTLVPLSLYFWRGKVKVQLGLARGKKHYDKRDKLEERRAKREVRGAMRGERQD; encoded by the coding sequence ATGGCTCGGGGCTCGACTCAGAAGGACAAGAAGGACGAGGACGAGCGCAAGGTCATCGCCACCAACCGGAAAGCGCGCCACGACTACACGGTGATCGAGACCTTCGAGGCGGGGATCGAGCTCAGGGGGAGCGAGGTGAAGTCGCTGCGAGCGGCCAAGGCGCAGCTCGTGGACGCCTACGCCTCGGTCGACGCCGGGCAGCTCTACCTCCGGAACGCCCACATCAGCCCGTACGATCCCGCAAGCTACGAGAACCACGACCCGACACGCGCCCGGCGGCTCCTCATGCACAAACAGGAGATCAAGCGGCTCCAGGGGCAGCTCGAGGAGAAGGGGCTCACGCTGGTGCCGCTCTCCCTCTACTTCTGGCGCGGCAAGGTGAAGGTGCAGCTGGGGCTCGCGCGCGGGAAGAAGCACTACGACAAGCGGGACAAGCTCGAGGAGCGGCGCGCCAAGCGGGAGGTGCGGGGAGCCATGAGAGGGGAGCGGCAGGATTGA